A genomic region of Castor canadensis chromosome 16, mCasCan1.hap1v2, whole genome shotgun sequence contains the following coding sequences:
- the LOC109687923 gene encoding uncharacterized protein — protein MAFQEVVSFEDVAVDFTCEEWWDLDNAQRTLYREVMLETYSSLVSLGQCITKPELIFKLEQGAEPWMREEPASQSPPDVQKVNVLIETTEESQHRQLWQAGITMNNTPTKERVILGHTFHLSFNHISDLIVKHAGSLGEKSEEWNVFHNTCCPSQPLGMYAHEKTYQCNQYGEFFVQKSHLTKHEIIHTGEKPYKCSQCGKTFGWKSRLTQHEMNHTGEKPYKCSYCGKTFGWKSRLTQHEMNHTGEKPCKCSYCGKTFGWKSQLARHKMIHTGEKPYQCSHCGKSFRQKSSLTIHEIIHTGIKRYQCSYCEKTFGCKSHLSKHERIHTGEDTYHCNQCGKIFGLKSYLTQHKRIHTGEKPHECNQCGKAFGQKSHLTMHDKIHTGVKPYQCNQCGKTFAWKSYLTKHEIIHTGEKPYQCNQCGKTFGWKSHFSQHEMIHTGENSYQCNQCGKTFGWKSHLIQHERIHTGEKPYKCNQCGKTFGRKSHLSRHEMMHTGEKPYRCNQCGKTFGQKSQLMKHEKIHTGKKPCQSNQCRKAFGWTSHLSSH, from the exons ATGGCATTCCAGGAGGTGGTGTCATTTGAGGACGTGGCTGTGGACTTTACCTGTGAAGAGTGGTGGGACCTGGACAATGCTCAGAGGACCCTGTACAGGGAGGTGATGCTGGAGACCTACAGCAGCCTGGTGTCCTTGG GGCAATGCATCACCAAACCTGAGCTGATCTTCAAGCTGGAGCAAGGAGCAGAGCCATGGATGAGAGAAGAACCCGCAAGCCAGAGCCCACCAG atgTCCAGAAAGTGAATGTCTTAATTGAGACCACTGAAGAAAGTCAACACAGGCAGTTGTGGCAAGCTGGAATCACTATGAACAACACACCAACTAAGGAGAGAGTTATATTAGGACATACCTTTCATTTGAGTTTCAACCATATTTCAGATTTGATTGTAAAGCATGCAGGCTCATTAGGAGAGAAGTCTGAGGAGTGGAATGTATTTCATAACACGTGTTGCCCTAGTCAGCCTCTGGGGATGTATGCTCATGAGAAAACCTATCAGTGTAATCAGTATGGAGAATTCTTTGTCCAGAAGTCACACCTCACCAAGCATGAGATAATTCATACTGGTGAGAAGCCCTATAAGTGTAGTcaatgtggtaaaacctttgGCTGGAAGTCAAGACTCACCCAGCATGAGATGAATCACACTGGTGAGAAGCCCTATAAGTGTAGTTACTGTGGTAAAACCTTTGGCTGGAAGTCCAGACTCACCCAGCATGAGATGaatcacactggggagaagccctgtAAATGTAGTTACTGTGGCAAAACCTTTGGCTGGAAGTCACAACTCGCTAGGCATAAGAtgattcacactggggagaagccctatcagtgtagtCATTGTGGAAAATCCTTTCGCCAGAAGTCAAGCCTCACTATACATGAGATAATTCACACTGGGATAAAGCGCTATCAGTGTAGTTACTGTGAAAAAACCTTTGGCTGTAAGTCTCACCTCAGCAAGcatgagagaattcacactggggaggATACCTATCACTGTAATCAATGTGGGAAAATATTTGGCTTGAAGTCTTACCTCACCCAGCATaagagaattcacactggggagaaacccCATGAATGTAATCAGTGTGGTAAAGCCTTTGGCCAGAAGTCACACCTAACTATGCATGATAAAATTCACACTGGGGtgaagccctatcagtgtaatcagtgtggaaaaacaTTTGCCTGGAAATCATACCTCACTAAGCATGAgataattcacactggggagaagccataTCAGTGtaatcaatgtggaaaaacctttggctGGAAGTCACACTTCAGTCAGCATGAAAtgattcacactggggagaattcctatcagtgtaatcagtgtggaaaaacctttggctGGAAGTCCCACCTCATCCAGcatgagagaattcacactggggagaagccctataagTGTAAccaatgtggaaaaacctttggccGGAAGTCACACCTCAGCAGGCATGAGATGatgcacactggggagaagccctatcggtgtaatcaatgtggaaaaacctttggccAGAAATCACAACTCATGAAGCATGAGAAAATTCACACTGGAAAGAAGCCCTGTCAGTCTAATCAGTGTAGAAAAGCCTTTGGCTGGACATCACACCTCAGCAGTCATTAG